From a region of the Nitrospirota bacterium genome:
- a CDS encoding PIG-L family deacetylase encodes MEVAMASEDSNRIRILALGAHPDDIEAGCGGALLRYSKQGHGVFLMVMTEGELGGDARVRTAEQGDAAKILGVDKVYWGGYPDTAIPNDRGLVQKIERVVQEVAPHVIFVHFPDDTHQDHRHLAMSTVSASRYTKNVLFYEGPTTQHFSPTVFVDIGAVLDEKIKALQAHASQVNKTNVEGLSIVEVTKSAAHFRGIQGRVRNAEGFVPLRMFLP; translated from the coding sequence ATGGAGGTGGCGATGGCTTCGGAGGACTCGAACCGGATTCGTATTTTGGCACTGGGTGCGCATCCCGACGATATCGAGGCCGGGTGCGGGGGAGCTCTCCTGCGGTACTCGAAGCAAGGCCATGGGGTCTTCTTGATGGTCATGACCGAAGGCGAGTTGGGAGGCGATGCGCGGGTCCGCACGGCCGAGCAAGGCGATGCGGCAAAGATTCTGGGAGTCGACAAGGTCTATTGGGGCGGCTATCCTGATACCGCCATTCCCAACGATCGAGGGTTGGTGCAGAAGATCGAACGGGTGGTGCAGGAGGTCGCTCCCCATGTGATTTTCGTGCATTTCCCCGATGATACGCACCAGGATCACCGCCATCTGGCGATGAGCACCGTCTCGGCGTCACGCTATACCAAAAACGTGCTTTTCTACGAAGGGCCGACGACGCAGCATTTCTCCCCGACGGTCTTTGTGGACATCGGGGCGGTCCTGGACGAAAAGATCAAGGCGCTGCAAGCCCATGCGTCCCAGGTCAATAAAACTAACGTAGAAGGGCTGAGCATCGTTGAAGTGACGAAGTCGGCCGCGCATTTTCGCGGCATCCAGGGACGGGTGAGGAACGCGGAAGGGTTCGTGCCGTTGCGCATGTTCTTGCCCTAA